A window from Betta splendens chromosome 1, fBetSpl5.4, whole genome shotgun sequence encodes these proteins:
- the LOC114859859 gene encoding FERM and PDZ domain-containing protein 1 isoform X2: MKEPWVANPSSTVKHLLQIGLFYTDCFQGPKSSFITPEKRAKLRSNPVKVHFAEEVEVNGHSQGNSLLFLPNVLKVYLENGQTKAFKFEPSTTVKDIVMTLKEKLSLSRIEHFSLALEQQHSISKLLLLHDEERIHQLIQKKEAHDYRCLFRVCFMPKNLQTLLQDDPTAFEYLYLQGVNDVLQERFAMEMRCNSALRLAALHIQERLASCGQSPKTSLKTITKTWGIENFVSSTLLRNMREKDLKKAISYHLKKSQSQHDPKQKGLSVDQARINYLEELGELKSFGGKSFSATLMLQDRESMVTLLVGARYGVSQIVNHKLSILSTLTEFTSITRIELLPESDRVSLLKIYLQDIKPITLLLESAAAKDLSCLIAGYCRVFVDSNLNVFPWIEHSKKHRVSAEEGYVSRCCSDSDESSDLDMEPLVAMVSHNEKASSHLRSSSDPGGSKRKHRIRRRNKDNQAKEAKLCQDDNQKEEKDGDPEKENSQLEKNKEGKNKDAERDGDTDKQIERKITNHEPGGQRKSKTGSSKDGPPVEEQLSASETSDTCHTDSHVLTSPSSDSLDALEEDDLLSCSSSLSQTCLHNRCPAHLHLCSKTAHSHSLVASATHDRGIDKKSCDGAHECLENVPHCPNRHCVQASLENPCSDDSSLCFAELSRLADLLPSPPEASEDDENEDDELRSKMLKQMDANSEPPSSLSPFFLSNEFVFNFDQSDTLCYYKLCSNITPDSARSLSHPPHHKGGEERTKVGEDEDLDIIPILQPPPGFGDSSSDEEFFDARDRFTSPEDPTSGAVPRDNCTKMKLDSLGHSDVKGSVADGKEEGNQKQDDKKGGGRETLFQLRQRSRKRRSFMETGYTSMVSYPVPDLDSKLGQSRLLKKGPTVSSLKHSEGEPTQLESKPILSKPHSHALSDFASHELMKDPQTSSRNRSQEMEMEPDSMEFKSVTDSVKSVPATITIVRCRVEPDGKESADGQGDGNEEVAGQEDMSKGNEEKTGMSGNRSFTNQTHQGDKSEATEEERTEAASLKMTHTGAGRQLRANTLHACLVDLVKKANNNNNSVLETQSAVQEDAQKQDKSNPLSHSPTPPPPPSSPLHLITGQSHGGGWEVEQEAGDKSSSEVTSKPSSANKARLHLEIPASVNDEGGVAVSSTSDEITDSTNSDNVFEDDEMNSTLKSGSSDKQDDWTSATRPNSRAESDTGTDSITKAMESSVTKSEDQSRICSDSDYSHTINSITAKLGAAMSVTTPIYNCSSRLKGDTANESTSLLKHLVEKPKVGSTLPSLEAKDSVAGPGLTKPVQDLVRRPSSPTHFLFQSCSPSIMGRLSASTLRGKIQNLPLYLSRSQETLNKVGAANVEVTIKVTDVHDVTQTVDFKMGPTAKSVDSDDSDTTVTGSEVEGEFSSASTVEKSFHEVRDICAPVPVQTEPKPQQPNQLLYTGPSTNTPGPITEPPGSIVSSLQRDTTGLKADVPGPPGDAPEAERSHQPASIPPPIVVTTQSLNGPFQNQSQKVKWISRDRSLMEQYSDSSTGLSSGCEVFTVCENPSQLKAATLLKYDYSCSSVLASGCESVVEGVQVPLDACGCPAVYANCFGGGVSFDDELTLYEFSCRTQSSSATQTSGTGFPTATSSPMPSFLSTSTSDSVSFPRSILFSSSTSELNPLLSPLSDSSDCFLTQGQNKDKDTINRLRRQRYPEPPAGFQVLRIDVDQLLSILESSGGERPFAGQGGRHLRDTCPAHFTENKRVLQIEARRLMAGCQKVVGIGQSSQEMLHSLADSFRTLVELAGVCLWFSGCDRCDQRNAEAVAGLADVARSFRDFCVAAERASSKRCCQDLSTKLLAKQCTALTASVFCLTQLFRTLTSL; encoded by the exons ATGAAAGAGCCGTGGGTTGCCAATCCCTCTTCTACAGTGAAACACTTATTGCAAATAGGACTTTTTTACACTGACTGCTTCCAGGGCCCAAAGTCGTCCTTCATCACACCAGAGAAGCGGGCCAAGCTCAGGTCCAACCCTGTGAAAGTTCACTTCGCTGAGGAGGTGGAAGTCAATGGTCACTCTCAG ggCAACTCGCTGCTATTCCTCCCTAATGTTCTGAAGGTTTATCTGGAAAATGGACAGACTAAAGCCTTCAAATTTGAGCCCAGCACCACAGTCAag GACATTGTGATGACGCTGAAGGAAAAGCTCTCTCTTAGCCGGATTGAACACTTTTCCCTGGCACTGGAGCAGCAACACAGCATCAGTAAACTACTGCTGTTACATGACGAGGAGCGAATACATCAG CTGATTCAAAAGAAGGAGGCCCACGACTACAGGTGTCTGTTCCGTGTTTGTTTCATGCCCAAAAACCTGCAAACTCTGCTGCAAGACGACCCCACTGCCTTTGAGTATCTTTACCTGCAG GGTGTGAATGATGTGCTGCAGGAGCGCTTTGCAATGGAGATgaggtgcaactctgctttgaGACTCGCTGCTCTGCATATCCAGGAGCGACTGGCAAGCTGTGGACAGTCACCAAAGACCAGCCTCAAGACAATCAC GAAGACATGGGGAATAGAGAATTTTGTGTCATCCACCTTGCTGAGGAACATGCGTGAGAAGGATCTGAAGAAGGCCATCAGCTACCACCTGAAGAAAAGCCAGTCGCAGCACGATCCCAAGCAGAAGGGGCTGTCAGTTGATCAGGCGCGGATTAACTacctggaggagctgggtgAGCTCAAGTCATTTGGAGGGAAGTCCTTCAGTGCAACACTGATG CTCCAGGATAGGGAGTCAATGGTGACGCTGCTGGTAGGAGCACGCTACGGGGTGAGCCAGATAGTCAACCACAAGCTCAGCATCCTGTCCACCCTCACAGAGTTCACCAGCATCACACGAATCGAGCTGCTGCCTGAGTCTGACAGAGTCAGCCTGCTCAAAATATACCTGCAGGACATCAAG CCCATCACGTTACTGTTGGAGTCAGCGGCCGCCAAAGATTTGTCTTGCCTAATAGCAGGATACTGTCGGGTGTTTGTTGACTCCAACCTCAATGTCTTTCCTTGGATAGAGCACTCCAAGAAGCACAGAGTCTCTGCTGAAGAAG GTTATGTCTCTCGATGTTGCAGCGACTCAGATGAGTCGTCGGACCTGGACATGGAGCCCTTGGTCGCCATGGTATCACACAATGAGAAGGCTTCCTCTCATCTCAGGTCCTCATCAGATCCAGGGGGAAGCAAACGAAAGCACAGAATcagaaggagaaacaaagacaaTCAGGCAAAAGAAGCAAAATTGTGCCAGGATGACaaccaaaaagaagaaaaagatggTGACCCTGAAAAGGAAAATTCTCAGCTAGAGAAGAACAAAGAGGGCAAGAATAAAGATGCAGAGCGTGATGgggacacagacaaacagatagAAAGGAAGATAACGAACCATGAGCCTGGGGGACAGAGAAAAAGTAAGACTGGAAGTAGTAAGGACGGACCCCCAGTAGAGGAGCAGCTGTCTGCATCAGAAACATCAGATACGTGTCATACTGACTCTCACGTCCTCACGAGCCCCTCCAGCGATTCACTTGACGCTCTGGAGGAAGATGATTTACTATCGTGTTCTTCATCCCTCTCACAAACTTGTCTGCACAACCGCTGTCCTGCGCACCTTCACCTTTGTTCTAAAACAGCTCACTCTCACTCCCTCGTAGCCTCTGCTACCCATGACAGGGGAATTGACAAAAAGTCCTGTGATGGAGCACATGAATGCCTTGAAAATGTCCCTCACTGTCCCAACCGTCACTGCGTCCAGGCTTCTTTGGAAAACCCCTGCTCTGATGACAGCTCCCTCTGCTTTGCCGAACTCTCCCGCCTTGCTGACTTACTGCCCAGCCCTCCAGAGGCCAGCGAGGATGATGAGAACGAGGATGATGAGCTGAGGAGTAAGATGTTAAAACAAATGGATGCAAACAGCGAGCCTCCATCATCTCTTTCCCCGTTCTTCCTTTCCAATGAGTTTGTGTTCAACTTTGACCAGAGTGACACGCTCTGCTACTACAAACTGTGCTCCAACATCACCCCTGACAGTGCTCGCAGCCTTTCCCACCCACCGCATCACAAAGGGGgagaagaaagaacaaaagTGGGGGAAGATGAAGACCTAGACATAATCCCAATCCTACAACCGCCTCCTGGCTTCGGGGACAGCAGCTCAGATGAGGAGTTCTTTGATGCCAGAGATCGTTTTACGTCACCTGAAGACCCTACCTCAGGGGCTGTCCCAAGAG ATAATTGCACAAAGATGAAACTGGACTCACTCGGCCACAGTGATGTTAAAGGCTCTGTGGCAGATGGAAAAGAAGAAGGCAACCAAAAGCAAGACGAcaagaaaggaggaggcagagaaacatTGTTTCAGCTCAGACAAAGGTCTCGCAAGCGGCGATCCTTCATGGAAACAGGCTATACCTCTATGGTGTCATATCCAGTACCAGATCTAGATTCAAAGCTGGGTCAGAGTAGGCTGCTTAAAAAAGGCCCTACTGTCTCTTCTCTGAAGCATTCTGAAGGGGAACCAACTCAGCTCGAGTCAAAGCCCATCCTGTCAAAACCTCACTCTCATGCCCTGTCTGACTTTGCATCTCATGAGCTGATGAAAGACCCGCAGACTTCATCCCGGAACAGGAGTCAAGAGATGGAGATGGAACCTGACTCAATGGAATTCAAATCGGTCACCGATTCGGTGAAGTCTGTACCGGCGACTATCACCATCGTTCGATGCAGGGTGGAGCCAGATGGGAAGGAAAGTGCTGATGGTCAGGGTGATGGGAACGAGGAAGTGGCAGGACAGGAGGATATGAGCAAGGGAAATGAGGAGAAGACAGGTATGTCTGGGAACAGGTCATTTACTAATCAAACCCACCAGGGTGATAAAAGTGAAGCGACAGAAGAGGAGAGGACGGAAGCAGCCAGTTTGAAAATGACACATACTGGTGCTGGGAGGCAGTTGAGAGCCAACACACTGCATGCATGTTTGGTAGACCTCGTTAAAaaagctaataataataacaacagtgTGCTGGAAACTCAGTCCGCCGTCCAAGAGGATGCTCAAAAGCAGGACAAGTCAAATCCTCTGTCACActcaccaacaccaccacctcctccttcatccccTCTACATCTAATAACCGGTCAGTCCCACGGTGGTGGTTGGGAGGTGGAACAAGAGGCTGGTGACAAGAGTTCATCGGAAGTGACGTCAAAACCGAGCAGCGCTAACAAAGCACGGTTACATTTAGAGATCCCAGCCAGTGTTAATGACGAGGGAGGAGTCGCTGTTAGTTCCACCAGCGATGAAATCACCGACAGCACAAACTCAGACAACGTTTTTGAGGACGACGAGATGAACAGCACTTTAAAATCTGGCTCGAGTGACAAGCAAGATGACTGGACTTCGGCCACAAGACCTAATAGCAGGGCTGAatcagacacaggcacagactcaATCACAAAAGCCATGGAATCATCTGTGACAAAGTCTGAAGATCAGTCACGGATCTGTTCTGACAGTGATTATTCTCATACTATAAATTCAATCACAGCAAAGCTTGGAGCTGCAATGAGTGTCACAACTCCAATTTATAATTGCAGCTCTAGACTTAAAGGTGACACTGCAAATGAAAGTACTTCATTGTTAAAACACCTTGTAGAAAAACCCAAAGTTGGTTCCACGTTGCCCAGTCTTGAAGCTAAGGACAGTGTTGCTGGTCCTGGCTTAACTAAACCTGTCCAGGATCTCGTTAGACGACCTTCCTCTCCAACTCACTTCCTCTTCCAGTCCTGTTCTCCGAGCATTATGGGTCGGTTATCTGCCTCAACACTCAGAGGAAAAATTCAAAACCTGCCCCTTTATTTATCACGATCCCAAGAAACCCTGAACAAAGTCGGGGCGGCCAACGTGGAGGTCACTATCAAAGTTACTGATGTTCATGATGTCACACAAACTGTAGACTTTAAAATGGGACCAACTGCTAAATCAGTGGATTCAGACGATTCGGATACAACGGTTACAGGATCAGAAGTGGAGGGAGAATTTTCTTCAGCGTCGACCGTGGAAAAGAGTTTTCATGAGGTGAGAGACATTTGTGCTCCAGTGCCTGTCCAGACCGAGCCCAAACCCCAGCAGCCAAATCAGCTTCTGTACACGGGcccaagcacaaacacacctggaccaATAACGGAGCCTCCAGGTTCCATAGTGAGCAGCCTCCAAAGGGACACCACAGGCCTAAAGGCAGATGTCCCTGGGCCTCCAGGCGATGCTCCAGAAGCAGAAAGGAGCCATCAGCCAGCTTCTATTCCTCCTCCGATAGTTGTGACTACTCAGAGTCTGAATGGGCCTTTTCAGAACCAGTCACAGAAAGTAAAATGGATCAGCAGGGACCGGTCTTTGATGGAGCAGTATTCAGACTCATCAACAGGACTTTCCTCAGGCTGTGAGGTGTTTACCGTCTGTGAGAATCCATCCCAGCTGAAGGCTGCCACTCTGCTCAAATATGActacagctgcagctctgtacTCGCATCCGGGTGCGAGTCAGTAGTCGAGGGGGTGCAGGTACCGCTTGATGCCTGCGGTTGTCCAGCGGTCTATGCCAACTGTTTTGGTGGAGGCGTTAGCTTCGACGATGAACTGACTCTTTACGAGTTCTCCTGccgcacacagagcagcagtgcgACCCAGACTTCAGGAACAGGTTTTCCCACCGCGACCTCCTCACCCATGCCCTCCTTCCTGTCCACATCCACTAGTGACTCTGTCTCCTTCCCACGCTCCATACTCTTCTCATCATCTACCTCTGAGCTCAATCCTCTGCTGTCGCCACTGTCAGACAGCTCAGACTGTTTTTTAACTCAAGGACAGAACAAGGACAAAGACACCATCAACAGGCTCCGCAGGCAGCGCTACCCAGAGCCCCCGGCAGGTTTCCAAGTTCTCCGCATAGACGTGGACCAGCTCCTTTCCATTCTAGAAAGCAGCGGTGGCGAGAGGCCTTTTGCAGGTCAAGGAGGACGCCACCTGAGAGACACGTGCCCCGCCCACTTCACAGAGAACAAGCGGGTGCTCCAGATAGAGGCCCGGCGACTGATGGCAGGCTGCCAGAAGGTGGTGGGGATCGGACAGAGCTCACAGGAGATGCTTCACTCCCTGGCAGACAGTTTCCGTACCCTGGTGGAGTTGGCCggcgtgtgtctgtggttctctGGTTGCGACAGGTGCGACCAAAGGAATGCAGAGGCAGTGGCGGGTCTGGCAGACGTCGCCCGTTCCTTTAGGGACTTCTGTGTGGCAGCAGAACGGGCCAGCAGCAAGCGCTGCTGCCAGGACCTGAGCACCAAGCTGCTGGCCAAGCAGTGCACTGCGCTCACGGCCTCCGTCTTCTGCCTCACTCAGCTGTTCCGCACGCTCACCTCACTCTGA